In one window of Desulforhabdus amnigena DNA:
- a CDS encoding FliI/YscN family ATPase yields MNWPVWKPKISKMHDDYLKLRQVIPRFKDFPRWRKFGRVVYLVGNIVEVAGLRAALGDVCKILPAGGFKPIYAEVIGFNQKRLKLSPLTPLSGIAPGDTVQPHHQASAISLHPSILGRVIDGMGEPIDGKGPLLQGISYPLSGDISNCMERPVIKEQLDVGIRSINSLLPIGKGQRMGIFAGSGVGKSTLLGMIARYTSADVNVIALIGERGREVNEFLESELGADGLEHSVVVVATSDQPATVRMRGAYVACAIAEFFRDQGRDVLLMMDSVTRFAMAAREVYLAAGEPPTTKGYTPSVFSHLPRLLERAGNFERASITGIYSVLVEGGDMEDPIADSVRSILDGHIVLDRSLTQKRHYPAINLLKSVSRLASRLHNEKDKFLAAKLTRTLSRYNESEDMIHIGAYIRGSHAETDYAIDMIDRINDFLRQPVDEKCTIEEARASLAALFE; encoded by the coding sequence GTGAATTGGCCGGTATGGAAGCCGAAGATCTCGAAAATGCATGACGACTATCTCAAATTGCGGCAGGTGATTCCCCGTTTCAAGGATTTTCCGAGGTGGCGCAAGTTCGGGCGTGTGGTCTACCTGGTGGGCAACATTGTCGAAGTGGCAGGCCTGAGGGCGGCATTGGGAGACGTCTGCAAGATTTTGCCGGCAGGAGGTTTTAAACCGATCTATGCCGAGGTCATCGGCTTCAATCAGAAGCGGCTCAAGTTAAGCCCTTTGACTCCTCTCAGCGGGATTGCGCCGGGGGATACCGTGCAGCCCCATCACCAGGCGAGCGCCATTTCTTTGCATCCCTCCATTCTGGGCCGTGTGATAGATGGCATGGGCGAACCCATAGACGGCAAGGGGCCCTTGCTGCAAGGAATTTCCTATCCCCTTTCGGGGGACATCTCCAATTGCATGGAACGTCCTGTCATCAAGGAGCAGTTGGATGTTGGCATACGCAGTATCAATAGTCTCCTGCCCATCGGCAAAGGGCAGAGAATGGGCATCTTTGCAGGATCGGGCGTGGGCAAGAGCACTCTTCTGGGGATGATTGCCCGTTATACTTCCGCTGATGTCAATGTGATCGCCCTCATTGGAGAGCGTGGCAGAGAGGTGAATGAATTTCTCGAGAGTGAACTCGGAGCGGATGGATTGGAACATTCCGTCGTTGTGGTGGCTACTTCCGATCAACCGGCGACCGTTCGTATGCGAGGGGCATATGTTGCCTGTGCCATTGCCGAGTTTTTCCGTGATCAAGGGCGGGATGTCCTTCTCATGATGGATTCCGTTACCCGGTTTGCCATGGCGGCGCGGGAAGTGTACCTGGCTGCCGGGGAACCGCCCACGACAAAAGGCTATACACCGAGTGTTTTCAGTCACTTGCCTCGACTTCTGGAGCGGGCGGGCAATTTTGAGAGGGCTTCTATTACCGGCATTTACTCCGTTCTGGTGGAAGGCGGGGATATGGAAGACCCCATAGCGGATAGTGTGCGCTCTATTCTGGATGGGCATATCGTTTTGGATCGGTCTCTCACTCAGAAACGGCATTATCCCGCCATCAATCTTCTCAAGAGTGTCAGTCGTTTGGCGAGCAGGTTGCACAACGAAAAGGATAAATTCCTGGCAGCCAAATTGACCCGGACTCTTTCCCGCTATAACGAGAGTGAAGATATGATCCATATCGGGGCCTATATCAGGGGAAGCCATGCCGAAACGGACTATGCGATCGATATGATAGACAGAATCAATGATTTTCTGCGCCAGCCGGTGGATGAAAAATGCACTATTGAAGAAGCCCGGGCTTCCTTGGCAGCTCTTTTTGAATGA
- the fliE gene encoding flagellar hook-basal body complex protein FliE, producing MATAPITSFSPEIKGGIVAPIQESPQGPSGGFADMLKTKIMEVDRLQHVADDAMSEGAVNGATNIHETMIQLEEADLGMRMMLKVRDKALSAYQEIMRMQF from the coding sequence ATGGCTACGGCGCCCATTACATCGTTTTCGCCTGAAATCAAGGGCGGAATTGTAGCTCCGATTCAGGAAAGCCCTCAAGGCCCCTCCGGAGGGTTTGCCGATATGCTCAAGACCAAGATCATGGAAGTTGATCGGTTGCAGCATGTAGCGGATGACGCTATGAGCGAGGGAGCGGTAAACGGTGCAACGAACATTCATGAGACAATGATTCAGTTGGAAGAAGCGGATCTTGGCATGCGCATGATGTTGAAGGTGCGCGACAAGGCTTTGTCCGCTTACCAGGAGATCATGCGAATGCAGTTCTGA
- a CDS encoding flagellar hook-length control protein FliK — MSVPEKTTLKSSKTETPPASTEKGKPQEAAKASAVSRQNVPATVGKTISETKTREQLVVLNSVAVEKILANFQLPAEARKSCLSSVNAEGGVPFNALVGILDAYGQKTKDSINENKASAQDVAELVGSLQLMQGMPPETIERIQLKPKGFYTVKEFKGLLNRIVECVNDAVLKKAPLQEQAHTNGHTASAQESVKGGMAPVVSKQESRRLLRSGLPSFAIPDFRKTHSDLWTNIDKPIAAESLHEPTLGDSGKSKKAERDLHVSVAADAELNTPVKEPGTALLFTGFGEDTSDSATFETTCLTEKDSDEIFETNALPVSGMEKENSPYVTAGQGNIRSEKPQKVRISDIQETVEKLADGGGDGFAIRQYGGGKSSSTDSFQERDDILFSSPKSFLEAGEILEGRSSALGQEEAPDQSFKKEIPIVKASEIPIGDPDQFLEGLDRVIQKAEREEPGHSGADGDVPHESILEKADPATTVLVKKDSSNLEGHGVSILEKFPEADSKDRQVSGKDAPRGKVSGSGAEDPEGLEAKDARNTPQVPFDARPANSDQGRGISEKDRCGPGEQGGDPVLEEDRDDLGVDATDLGSAFSPSVTGRSVGSGEPARAPEAVLSLQDDSWAGDLSRRLVELHEKERNQLTLELTPKHLGKLVLQVETKHDQVIAWLSTENEQAKNLLMQNVSLLRQQLQDQGLILSQLHVNVRQEGQEKNSHRNFEQFSVKGGRSKVLERLNGSRLSTAGSAYKSENDNRRISFFA; from the coding sequence TTGTCGGTCCCTGAGAAGACAACCCTCAAGTCCTCTAAAACCGAAACTCCACCTGCCTCGACCGAAAAAGGCAAGCCGCAGGAAGCTGCAAAAGCTTCTGCCGTGTCCCGGCAAAATGTTCCTGCTACCGTGGGAAAAACGATTTCTGAAACGAAGACGCGTGAACAACTCGTCGTTCTCAATTCTGTAGCTGTGGAGAAAATCCTGGCAAATTTTCAACTGCCTGCCGAAGCAAGGAAAAGCTGCTTGAGTTCGGTAAACGCAGAGGGTGGAGTCCCATTCAATGCCCTCGTTGGAATCCTGGATGCATACGGACAGAAGACGAAAGACTCTATAAATGAGAACAAAGCGAGTGCTCAGGATGTCGCAGAACTTGTCGGATCACTCCAATTGATGCAGGGAATGCCTCCCGAAACGATTGAAAGAATCCAGCTGAAACCCAAGGGTTTCTATACCGTAAAAGAATTTAAAGGGTTACTGAACCGTATCGTCGAATGTGTCAATGATGCAGTGCTAAAAAAGGCTCCTCTTCAGGAACAGGCTCATACAAACGGGCATACAGCCTCGGCGCAAGAGAGTGTCAAGGGGGGAATGGCCCCCGTTGTTTCCAAACAAGAGTCGAGAAGGCTGCTTCGAAGCGGTCTTCCTTCTTTCGCCATTCCTGATTTTCGAAAAACACATAGTGACCTTTGGACGAACATTGATAAGCCCATTGCTGCCGAGTCACTGCATGAGCCAACCTTGGGTGACAGTGGCAAGAGCAAAAAGGCCGAAAGAGACTTGCATGTTTCGGTAGCTGCAGATGCCGAGTTGAACACACCTGTGAAGGAACCCGGAACAGCTCTTCTTTTCACTGGATTCGGTGAGGACACATCAGACAGTGCCACCTTTGAGACTACCTGTCTTACTGAGAAGGATTCAGATGAAATATTTGAGACAAATGCTTTGCCGGTCTCTGGAATGGAAAAAGAAAACTCGCCCTACGTAACGGCAGGGCAAGGAAATATAAGGAGTGAGAAGCCTCAAAAGGTCAGAATAAGCGACATACAGGAAACTGTAGAGAAATTGGCCGATGGTGGTGGAGATGGGTTTGCAATTCGGCAATATGGAGGGGGCAAATCCTCTTCCACCGATTCTTTCCAGGAAAGGGATGATATCCTGTTTTCTTCGCCGAAATCTTTTCTGGAAGCAGGTGAAATCTTGGAAGGGAGAAGCAGCGCATTGGGGCAGGAGGAAGCTCCTGATCAGTCGTTCAAGAAGGAAATTCCAATAGTCAAAGCATCGGAAATTCCAATAGGCGATCCGGATCAATTCCTGGAAGGCCTGGATCGGGTGATCCAAAAGGCGGAAAGGGAAGAGCCCGGGCATTCTGGAGCGGATGGAGATGTCCCTCACGAATCCATTTTGGAAAAAGCGGACCCCGCTACAACCGTTTTGGTGAAGAAGGACTCTTCCAATCTTGAAGGGCACGGTGTTTCCATCCTTGAAAAGTTCCCCGAGGCCGATTCAAAAGATCGCCAAGTATCCGGAAAGGATGCTCCCCGAGGAAAGGTGAGCGGATCAGGCGCTGAAGATCCGGAAGGATTGGAGGCAAAAGATGCTCGCAATACTCCCCAAGTACCTTTCGATGCCCGTCCGGCGAACTCCGACCAGGGCAGAGGTATATCTGAAAAGGATCGCTGCGGGCCGGGAGAACAGGGGGGAGATCCGGTTCTTGAGGAAGATCGGGATGATCTCGGGGTTGATGCAACGGACTTGGGCAGTGCCTTCAGTCCTTCGGTAACCGGTCGGTCGGTTGGTTCCGGCGAACCTGCGCGCGCTCCCGAAGCCGTTCTTTCTCTTCAAGATGATTCATGGGCAGGAGATCTGAGTCGTCGCCTTGTGGAGCTTCATGAAAAAGAGCGAAACCAATTGACGCTGGAACTGACACCCAAGCATCTGGGAAAATTGGTCCTGCAGGTGGAAACAAAACACGACCAGGTGATTGCGTGGCTTTCCACGGAGAACGAACAGGCCAAGAACCTGCTCATGCAAAATGTATCACTCCTGCGACAGCAATTGCAGGACCAGGGGCTCATACTGAGCCAACTCCATGTGAATGTCAGGCAGGAAGGGCAGGAAAAAAATTCCCACAGGAACTTCGAACAGTTCAGTGTCAAGGGTGGGCGCAGCAAGGTTTTAGAAAGACTGAACGGGTCGCGACTCTCCACAGCCGGGTCAGCCTACAAATCAGAAAACGATAATCGTCGCATCAGTTTCTTCGCATAG
- the flgB gene encoding flagellar basal body rod protein FlgB produces MGNSVMFDRTVELMQDRLNLNSLNHKVISSNLANLNTPGYVAKELSFENTLRNAMEDHALPLVKSDSDHVDPTDSRMSMKSPEIVATGAVDLDREMVNLSRNNVEYQYMVTMLNKKFAMMKQAISDGGM; encoded by the coding sequence ATGGGAAATTCCGTTATGTTTGATCGAACCGTTGAGTTGATGCAAGACCGTCTCAACCTGAATTCTCTGAATCATAAAGTGATATCGAGCAACTTGGCCAATCTCAATACTCCCGGCTATGTTGCAAAGGAATTGTCGTTTGAGAATACTCTTCGGAATGCCATGGAGGACCATGCTTTGCCTCTGGTGAAAAGTGATAGTGATCATGTGGATCCGACCGATTCCAGGATGTCCATGAAATCGCCTGAAATCGTTGCTACAGGCGCAGTGGATTTGGACAGGGAGATGGTGAACCTTTCGAGGAACAATGTGGAATATCAATATATGGTGACGATGCTCAACAAAAAGTTTGCTATGATGAAACAGGCCATAAGCGACGGAGGTATGTAA
- the fliF gene encoding flagellar basal-body MS-ring/collar protein FliF, producing the protein MNSLLRFFEKGKAAFLGLPTPQKILYTGALLVFLGSLAFLIVNSNKTEYATLYAGLSQEDTGQVVEKLKAQKIPYQLEGNNRVSIPKDLVYETRLSLATEGLPKGAGMGFEIFDQQKLGSTEFVQKVNYQRALQGELARTINQIDAVAESRVHLVLPQESLFKEDEQPPSASVVLKLKSGTRLGPQQVQGIVNLVAGAVQGLQEDRITILSTDGQIIFKKSPSESSFGMSDQQIEYKKNLEEDLRRKVQTMLEQLLGANRVITRVSLNLDFNRTQVAEDTYDPDSAVVRSQQRSTENSQGKELGPGGNPDVPVNVESKLLQNSPQEDGRNPALKGFNRQRETVNYEINRVTRQITYTPGSIKRISVAVMVDGPYEMKENGEGKVGPVFVGRSPEEMKTLEDLVKKAAGYDEARGDQITVSNVPFAVDYTGQDLGMPENRWIKMVKENQRILLNLLLMILIFFFVVRPFMRKFQQLGKEPESLPDSVPALPVGQDAGAAEMLEPPEMKPLTLRQQAQALVQNDPERAAQILRSWLQEEV; encoded by the coding sequence ATGAACTCCCTGCTCAGATTTTTTGAAAAGGGCAAGGCTGCCTTTCTGGGACTTCCAACTCCCCAAAAGATCCTCTATACGGGGGCTCTTTTAGTATTCCTCGGGAGCTTGGCCTTCTTGATCGTTAACAGCAATAAAACAGAATATGCCACCCTCTATGCCGGACTTTCCCAAGAAGATACCGGTCAGGTTGTAGAAAAACTCAAGGCGCAAAAAATACCTTATCAGCTCGAAGGAAACAACCGTGTGTCCATTCCCAAGGACCTGGTGTATGAAACACGACTCTCCCTGGCCACAGAGGGTCTTCCCAAAGGGGCCGGGATGGGTTTTGAGATCTTTGATCAGCAAAAACTGGGAAGCACGGAATTCGTCCAAAAGGTCAATTACCAGCGTGCCCTGCAGGGGGAGTTGGCTCGAACCATCAATCAGATCGATGCGGTGGCCGAGAGCCGTGTTCATTTGGTCCTCCCGCAGGAAAGCCTTTTCAAGGAAGATGAGCAGCCTCCAAGTGCCTCCGTTGTCTTGAAACTGAAATCGGGAACTCGCCTCGGACCCCAGCAAGTTCAGGGGATTGTCAATCTTGTGGCGGGTGCAGTGCAGGGACTGCAGGAAGACAGAATCACCATCCTGAGCACCGACGGTCAGATTATATTCAAGAAAAGCCCGTCGGAAAGCTCCTTTGGCATGAGCGATCAGCAGATCGAGTACAAGAAGAATCTTGAGGAGGATCTGCGGCGCAAGGTCCAGACCATGTTGGAGCAGCTCCTGGGAGCCAATAGAGTCATCACTCGCGTTTCTCTTAACTTGGATTTCAACCGAACTCAGGTGGCGGAAGATACCTATGATCCGGACAGTGCCGTGGTGCGCAGCCAGCAGAGGAGTACGGAAAATTCTCAGGGAAAGGAGTTGGGTCCCGGCGGCAATCCGGATGTTCCCGTCAATGTTGAAAGCAAACTGTTGCAGAATTCACCCCAGGAGGACGGTCGGAATCCGGCACTAAAAGGGTTCAACCGACAGCGGGAGACGGTCAATTATGAAATCAACCGGGTCACTCGTCAGATCACGTACACGCCGGGAAGCATCAAACGCATCTCTGTGGCGGTGATGGTGGACGGTCCTTACGAAATGAAAGAAAATGGCGAGGGCAAGGTCGGTCCTGTTTTTGTGGGGCGTTCGCCCGAAGAGATGAAGACACTGGAGGATCTGGTCAAAAAGGCTGCGGGGTACGATGAAGCTCGCGGCGATCAGATAACCGTTTCCAATGTTCCCTTTGCTGTGGACTATACGGGGCAGGATTTGGGAATGCCTGAAAATAGGTGGATCAAGATGGTGAAAGAGAATCAAAGAATCCTGTTGAACCTGCTCCTTATGATCCTGATTTTCTTCTTCGTTGTCAGACCCTTCATGCGAAAATTCCAACAGTTGGGAAAGGAACCCGAGAGCTTGCCGGATTCTGTTCCTGCCTTGCCGGTCGGACAGGATGCCGGCGCTGCTGAAATGCTTGAACCTCCCGAGATGAAACCCTTGACACTTCGGCAGCAAGCACAGGCTCTGGTTCAGAATGATCCCGAGAGGGCGGCGCAAATTCTCAGGTCCTGGTTGCAGGAGGAGGTCTAA
- the fliG gene encoding flagellar motor switch protein FliG → MDKLNGARKAAIVLLSLGEETSSLILRNLTKEEIKRIGIHMAEIKGVKKEVSDELLQEFSLKFEEEDQVSIPGGHFLRNLLPSVLGKDEAADMMGRIEKEKEKVPFKYVKEIDAKVLANFIRNEHPQTITVILAHLGHEKAGQVIHFLPENLQFEVINRIAQLEMVPPDLIRDVDEVLEKELLSVGQDSQRILGGVSTVAEILNYCDKRTGENILQAMEERNEELAEKVRKLMFVFDDLAAVNDQGIRELLKEVPNEELTLALKTASEELKSKIFKNLSKRAGEMLQEDLAIMGPARLSDVEAAQQNILNVARRMEKEGLIILAGRDGGDSLV, encoded by the coding sequence ATGGATAAACTGAACGGAGCCCGGAAGGCCGCCATCGTCCTTCTATCTCTGGGTGAAGAGACTTCTTCCTTGATCCTCAGGAATCTCACCAAGGAGGAAATCAAACGTATCGGCATTCATATGGCAGAAATCAAGGGGGTCAAAAAGGAGGTCTCCGATGAACTGCTGCAGGAGTTTTCTTTGAAATTCGAAGAAGAGGATCAAGTCTCCATTCCGGGCGGTCATTTCCTTAGAAACCTTCTCCCCAGTGTGCTCGGCAAGGATGAAGCCGCCGACATGATGGGCCGGATTGAAAAGGAAAAGGAAAAGGTACCTTTCAAGTATGTGAAGGAAATAGACGCCAAGGTTTTGGCAAATTTCATTCGCAACGAACATCCCCAGACGATCACCGTCATTCTGGCGCACCTGGGGCATGAAAAGGCCGGTCAGGTCATTCACTTCCTGCCCGAAAACCTTCAATTTGAAGTGATCAATCGTATCGCACAGTTGGAGATGGTGCCGCCCGACCTCATCAGGGATGTGGATGAAGTCCTCGAAAAGGAACTGCTTTCAGTGGGCCAGGACAGTCAGCGCATTTTGGGGGGTGTTTCAACTGTGGCGGAAATTCTTAACTACTGTGACAAACGGACCGGTGAGAATATCCTTCAAGCCATGGAGGAGCGCAACGAGGAGCTCGCCGAAAAAGTCCGAAAGCTCATGTTTGTTTTTGATGATCTGGCTGCTGTGAATGATCAGGGGATTCGAGAACTGCTCAAGGAGGTTCCCAACGAGGAGCTCACCCTGGCGCTCAAGACCGCTTCCGAGGAGTTGAAAAGCAAGATTTTCAAGAATCTTTCCAAACGAGCTGGAGAGATGCTCCAAGAAGATCTCGCGATCATGGGCCCTGCGCGTTTGAGCGATGTGGAGGCGGCTCAGCAGAATATTCTGAACGTCGCCAGGCGCATGGAAAAAGAAGGGCTCATCATTCTTGCGGGGCGGGATGGTGGAGATTCGCTTGTCTAA
- the flgC gene encoding flagellar basal body rod protein FlgC, producing MDFDHSMRISASALSANRLYMNVLSSNLANSNTTRTANGKPYERRVVLYESVPSADTFDESLDLFMQEDIQKVRVVDVVPDGRDFKEIYDPSHPDANEDGIVLMPNISPIEEMANLVDATRSYEANLSALATAKQLSLKALEIGK from the coding sequence ATGGACTTTGATCATTCCATGAGGATCAGCGCTTCGGCACTTAGCGCCAATCGTCTCTATATGAATGTCCTCTCGTCCAATCTTGCCAATTCCAATACCACTCGCACCGCGAATGGAAAACCCTATGAGCGTCGCGTGGTACTCTACGAGAGTGTGCCTTCTGCAGACACTTTCGATGAATCTCTCGATTTGTTCATGCAGGAAGACATTCAAAAGGTTCGAGTGGTCGACGTCGTTCCCGACGGGCGTGATTTTAAGGAAATTTACGATCCCTCACATCCCGACGCCAATGAAGACGGGATCGTGCTGATGCCCAACATCAGCCCCATCGAGGAGATGGCAAATCTGGTGGATGCCACGCGGTCCTATGAGGCGAATTTGAGTGCCCTGGCCACAGCCAAACAACTCTCTCTCAAGGCATTGGAAATCGGCAAATAA
- a CDS encoding FliH/SctL family protein, producing the protein MSKIIKASENAPLQRFDFSEIEMDVDGRNSFVAKDEKDRLEGESENVDDLPSQALHDLEEAIRNRMLEAERHAQELEKTAYEKGYVQGQKDGFEYGRKSASIIQEQLENILKQLGSLPAGVFKDYRQWFIDACLTMVRRIVQRELTMNPENLTQLMTALLNEAEENQSLILYLNPRDLDMLKKNTPFEKWMEQVSRSFLVKADAGMTPGGCRLESEIQVLDAGIETQFALLEEALRGELAGMEAEDLENA; encoded by the coding sequence TTGTCTAAAATCATTAAAGCTTCCGAGAATGCTCCATTGCAGCGTTTTGATTTTTCTGAAATCGAGATGGATGTCGATGGAAGAAATTCTTTTGTGGCGAAGGATGAAAAAGACCGGTTGGAAGGTGAATCGGAGAATGTCGATGACTTGCCCTCCCAAGCGTTGCACGACCTCGAGGAAGCCATTAGAAATCGAATGCTGGAAGCGGAGCGGCACGCGCAGGAATTGGAAAAGACCGCCTATGAAAAAGGGTACGTGCAGGGGCAGAAGGATGGTTTTGAGTATGGACGGAAAAGCGCATCCATCATACAGGAACAACTTGAAAATATCTTGAAACAGTTGGGATCCTTGCCTGCCGGGGTATTCAAGGACTATCGTCAGTGGTTTATCGATGCCTGTCTCACAATGGTGCGGCGTATCGTTCAAAGAGAACTGACGATGAATCCTGAAAATTTGACACAGCTCATGACGGCATTGCTTAATGAAGCGGAAGAAAATCAAAGCCTTATACTCTATTTGAATCCCAGGGATTTGGATATGCTCAAGAAAAATACACCCTTTGAAAAGTGGATGGAACAGGTTTCCAGGTCGTTTTTGGTAAAGGCCGATGCCGGAATGACGCCGGGGGGGTGTCGGTTGGAGAGCGAAATCCAGGTGCTGGATGCCGGTATAGAGACCCAGTTCGCCCTGCTGGAGGAAGCTTTAAGAGGTGAATTGGCCGGTATGGAAGCCGAAGATCTCGAAAATGCATGA
- the fliJ gene encoding flagellar export protein FliJ — protein sequence MIFQFRFEALLKQRQFNLKKCQSDLAVVQCRYQELKSKELEIIQQIAHHAKLCEDDQSRGMNVAAYLCFKDYGASLARQLQNLRNELMKASQEVEEKKGALLECEKAVKMLECLEEKELQEHRYLQAHKEQKELDEISILKGFHEKD from the coding sequence ATGATTTTCCAATTTCGTTTCGAAGCCCTTTTGAAACAGCGCCAATTCAATCTAAAAAAATGCCAAAGTGATTTGGCTGTGGTTCAATGTCGCTACCAGGAACTGAAAAGTAAGGAATTGGAAATCATTCAACAGATCGCTCATCATGCGAAACTCTGTGAAGATGATCAAAGCCGGGGAATGAATGTGGCGGCTTATCTTTGCTTTAAGGATTACGGAGCATCTTTGGCGCGACAATTGCAAAATCTACGTAATGAGTTAATGAAAGCCTCTCAGGAAGTGGAGGAAAAAAAAGGTGCTTTGCTCGAGTGTGAAAAGGCGGTGAAAATGTTAGAGTGCCTTGAAGAAAAAGAGCTGCAGGAACATCGCTATCTTCAGGCCCACAAAGAGCAAAAAGAGCTGGACGAAATCTCAATTCTAAAGGGCTTCCATGAAAAAGATTAA
- a CDS encoding MotE family protein, with protein MKKIKNEKTDSKPHKKKEKGWWGNIFWILLGVVSLKLALTFGFFCNEKEWDRKWLSAPDVLAEEQKNKMAQSSSQNKSTSVATVSPAEKISYLDQKEADLKRKEKEIQQRQEYLQQMERDIEKKLQELTAIQKEIQNFRSEKEANQNAKIRSLAKIYETMKTKEAAKLLENLDEQLVVNVISVMNTDAAANILANMDTKKAAKISQVLSTH; from the coding sequence ATGAAAAAGATTAAAAACGAAAAAACGGACTCCAAACCGCACAAGAAGAAGGAGAAAGGTTGGTGGGGGAATATCTTTTGGATTCTGTTGGGGGTAGTGTCTCTCAAACTTGCGCTCACTTTCGGTTTTTTCTGCAATGAGAAAGAATGGGACCGCAAGTGGCTCTCTGCTCCTGATGTTCTTGCGGAAGAACAGAAAAATAAGATGGCTCAGTCTTCTTCTCAAAACAAGTCGACTTCGGTTGCAACGGTTTCGCCGGCAGAAAAAATTTCCTACCTGGATCAAAAAGAGGCAGATCTGAAACGCAAGGAAAAAGAGATTCAACAGAGACAGGAATATCTGCAGCAAATGGAAAGGGATATCGAAAAGAAGCTCCAGGAGCTTACAGCCATACAAAAGGAAATCCAGAATTTCAGAAGTGAAAAAGAAGCCAATCAAAATGCCAAGATTCGTTCTCTTGCCAAGATTTATGAAACGATGAAAACCAAAGAAGCTGCAAAGTTATTGGAAAATTTGGATGAACAACTGGTGGTGAATGTGATTTCAGTCATGAATACAGATGCCGCCGCGAACATATTGGCCAATATGGACACCAAAAAAGCTGCGAAGATCTCTCAGGTCCTTTCCACCCATTGA
- a CDS encoding sigma-54-dependent transcriptional regulator has product MVVLIVENDPIETRMLADCVREQGHVPVVLDAVGPALHYIGKESPDLVLINLNGSAVSGLKIIEAVRGRQYAIPVIAMTHKGRLEDAVQLMKSGAHDFWVKPIPRQKLVKTLELLESKTIHSISKPPIKHSLLLTQNPNMIHLKTIAKKVALSKATVFIQGESGTGKELFARYIHWHSDRKNKPFVAVNCAALPENLLESELFGYEKGAFTGAIKSKEGKFELANQGTLLLDEVTEISVQLQAKLLRVLQENEVDRLGGKYPIPIDVRVIATTNAAMEGALAGGQFRRDLYYRLNVIPLKIPPLRSRLEDVELLSKHFVQKYSGMYNVPVEGIASDALEKLRGHSWPGNVRELENVIQRGVLLTHGKVLNAESVIFDHETQVQTSSHMDMELMTIGEMEKRLIHKTLDAVNDNRTRAAEILGISVRTLRNKLNEYRQNQMMGEGLESI; this is encoded by the coding sequence ATGGTGGTATTGATCGTTGAAAATGATCCCATAGAAACTCGGATGCTTGCTGATTGTGTCAGGGAACAGGGGCATGTACCGGTAGTTTTGGATGCAGTCGGTCCAGCTTTGCACTACATCGGAAAAGAATCTCCCGATCTTGTTCTGATCAACCTTAACGGTTCTGCGGTCAGTGGGTTGAAGATCATTGAAGCGGTTCGGGGCCGACAGTATGCCATTCCCGTAATTGCTATGACGCATAAGGGACGACTGGAAGACGCGGTTCAATTAATGAAAAGCGGTGCCCACGACTTTTGGGTCAAGCCGATTCCCAGGCAAAAACTGGTCAAGACATTGGAATTATTGGAATCCAAGACTATTCATTCCATTTCAAAACCACCGATTAAACATTCTTTACTCCTGACGCAGAATCCCAATATGATCCATCTTAAGACCATTGCTAAAAAGGTGGCCTTGAGCAAGGCTACCGTTTTCATCCAAGGGGAGAGCGGAACCGGAAAGGAACTTTTTGCCAGGTATATTCACTGGCACAGTGACCGAAAAAACAAACCGTTCGTGGCAGTGAACTGTGCAGCACTCCCGGAAAACCTTTTGGAAAGTGAATTGTTTGGCTATGAAAAGGGTGCTTTCACAGGTGCCATCAAATCCAAGGAAGGCAAATTCGAACTGGCTAATCAGGGGACCCTGTTGCTGGATGAGGTAACCGAGATTTCTGTTCAGCTTCAAGCCAAGTTGTTGAGAGTGCTTCAGGAAAATGAGGTCGACAGGCTTGGGGGAAAATACCCGATTCCCATAGATGTTCGAGTGATCGCCACCACCAATGCCGCCATGGAAGGAGCTCTTGCCGGGGGGCAATTTCGAAGAGATCTCTATTACAGGTTAAACGTGATACCCTTGAAAATTCCCCCCCTGCGAAGTCGGCTTGAGGACGTGGAACTGCTCAGCAAACACTTCGTTCAGAAATATAGCGGCATGTACAATGTTCCGGTGGAAGGAATCGCGTCCGATGCGCTTGAAAAGCTTCGTGGACATTCCTGGCCGGGGAATGTCCGTGAATTGGAAAATGTGATTCAAAGAGGGGTGTTGTTGACTCACGGAAAGGTCCTGAATGCTGAAAGCGTCATCTTTGACCATGAAACTCAGGTGCAAACCTCTTCCCATATGGATATGGAATTGATGACCATAGGCGAAATGGAAAAGCGTCTCATTCACAAGACCCTCGATGCCGTCAACGACAATCGCACGCGGGCTGCGGAAATACTGGGAATAAGCGTACGAACCCTTCGAAATAAGCTCAATGAGTACCGGCAAAACCAAATGATGGGCGAAGGGCTGGAAAGCATCTGA